Proteins found in one Paenibacillus borealis genomic segment:
- a CDS encoding thioredoxin family protein: protein MSFTLALGDSAPDFALKATDGQTYSLEQFASARFLVVFFTCNHCPFVVGSDELTREAAEKFRDQGVQFVGINANSETTHPDDSFEHMVARMEEHKFPWTYLRDDTQETARAYGALRTPHFYIFDEARKLVYTGRGVDNPREASKLTVNNLDNALTELVAGQPVSEPLTNPIGCNVKWDGQDAHWMPAEACDLV, encoded by the coding sequence ATGAGTTTTACGTTAGCGCTTGGAGACTCAGCCCCTGACTTCGCCCTGAAGGCGACGGACGGACAGACTTATTCCCTGGAGCAATTCGCGTCCGCCAGGTTCCTGGTTGTTTTTTTCACCTGCAATCATTGCCCGTTTGTAGTGGGTTCCGATGAGCTTACCCGTGAGGCAGCGGAGAAGTTCCGCGATCAGGGTGTCCAATTCGTTGGCATCAATGCCAACAGTGAAACCACGCATCCCGATGATTCCTTCGAGCATATGGTTGCCCGGATGGAGGAGCACAAATTCCCTTGGACTTATCTGCGTGACGATACGCAAGAGACCGCCCGGGCCTATGGCGCGCTGCGCACGCCCCACTTCTATATCTTCGACGAAGCCCGCAAGCTGGTCTACACCGGACGCGGCGTCGATAATCCGCGCGAGGCCAGCAAGCTGACCGTCAACAATCTGGATAACGCCCTGACAGAGCTGGTAGCCGGGCAACCGGTCAGTGAACCTCTGACTAACCCGATCGGCTGCAATGTGAAATGGGACGGCCAGGATGCCCACTGGATGCCGGCCGAGGCTTGCGATCTGGTATAA
- a CDS encoding serine hydrolase domain-containing protein, whose amino-acid sequence MELIRDLPEKHGLSSQALCRFFMEVRERGLEVNSFMLLQDGKVTAEFTRMPYRPDTPQLLYSLSKSFTSIAIGIAWDEGLLQLEEEVISFFPDKQPEVVPPHLAQMTVHHLLSMNAGHHDDIYPAVVKEQDWITAFLAQQVEHEPGSYYRYSTPSTYMLAAILDRVTGQNMVDYLLPRLFEPLGIPRPSWETCPLGITAGGMGLSLSTESVAKFGQMLLNNGEYNGRRIVSEQYIQRAVSEQSDNRAGVERIDSAQGYGYQFHLCRRGCYRGDGSFGQLCLVAPQQNIVVAATASFVSMSRLQVLLDLIFKYIFDALGEELSPDPGEDASLQELLSDWSTSALPVVQQSFPEKWLTNGLNGTYQISGNPHGLQRIAFTRNNKRLELQMVYGDKRDNVLLFDFSKAVWTEDVFNKDLALHRQQVITYANWLAEDTLKLTLYYIETPYVVTYTVIVEDNKLEFRFNINVSLNIPEYAAVGGLVQA is encoded by the coding sequence TTGGAATTGATAAGAGATCTTCCGGAGAAGCATGGATTGTCTTCGCAGGCTCTATGCCGTTTTTTCATGGAGGTCAGGGAGCGGGGGCTTGAGGTTAACAGCTTCATGCTGCTGCAGGACGGCAAGGTTACGGCAGAGTTTACCCGGATGCCTTACCGTCCGGATACCCCGCAGCTGCTTTACTCACTTAGCAAAAGCTTTACCTCTATAGCCATAGGCATTGCCTGGGATGAGGGATTGCTGCAGCTGGAGGAGGAGGTGATCTCCTTTTTCCCGGACAAGCAGCCTGAGGTAGTGCCGCCACATCTGGCGCAAATGACAGTGCATCACCTGCTATCGATGAATGCGGGCCATCATGATGATATTTACCCCGCTGTGGTCAAGGAACAGGATTGGATCACCGCCTTCCTCGCCCAGCAGGTAGAGCATGAGCCCGGGAGTTATTACCGCTACAGCACCCCCTCCACTTATATGCTGGCTGCCATTCTGGATCGGGTGACCGGGCAGAATATGGTCGATTACCTGCTGCCCCGTTTGTTTGAACCCCTGGGCATTCCCCGGCCGTCGTGGGAGACTTGTCCTCTGGGAATTACGGCTGGCGGGATGGGACTCAGCCTGTCTACAGAAAGTGTAGCCAAGTTCGGCCAGATGCTGCTGAATAATGGGGAGTATAACGGGCGGAGGATTGTATCGGAGCAGTACATACAGCGGGCTGTAAGTGAGCAGAGCGACAACCGGGCCGGGGTGGAGCGCATCGACTCAGCACAAGGGTACGGTTACCAATTCCATCTGTGCCGGCGGGGCTGTTACCGGGGAGACGGATCTTTTGGACAGCTGTGTCTGGTGGCCCCGCAGCAGAATATCGTCGTTGCAGCAACTGCAAGCTTCGTGAGCATGAGCCGGCTGCAGGTATTGCTGGATCTTATTTTTAAGTATATTTTTGATGCGCTGGGAGAGGAATTATCGCCCGATCCAGGGGAGGACGCCAGTCTGCAGGAGTTATTGTCCGATTGGAGCACTTCTGCATTACCTGTGGTGCAGCAGTCTTTTCCGGAGAAATGGCTGACGAATGGTTTGAACGGAACATACCAGATCAGCGGCAACCCCCATGGGCTGCAGAGGATTGCTTTTACCAGGAATAACAAGCGGCTGGAGCTGCAAATGGTGTATGGCGATAAGCGGGACAATGTGCTGCTGTTTGATTTCAGCAAAGCGGTATGGACTGAGGATGTGTTTAATAAAGACCTCGCGCTGCACCGCCAACAGGTAATTACTTACGCTAACTGGCTGGCGGAGGACACACTGAAGCTTACGCTGTACTACATTGAGACTCCTTATGTGGTCACGTACACGGTTATTGTTGAGGACAACAAGCTGGAATTCCGTTTCAACATTAACGTTTCGCTTAATATCCCGGAGTATGCGGCTGTAGGCGGGCTTGTACAGGCTTAG
- the asnB gene encoding asparagine synthase (glutamine-hydrolyzing): MCGITGFVQWRGDLTGHSQLLVRMTETLANRGPDAAGTWISGPIAFGHRRLSVIDPENGAQPMIARHDDKVYAIVYNGELYNAPELKKELKQRGHHFLTECDTEVLLHAYIEWGPDCTEKLNGIFAFAVWDSLRDQVFLARDRLGVKPLFYSQVDDVFVFGSEPKALLQHPKIQPKVGPEGLAEIFIIGPARTPGHGVYKDIFELRPGHAMIYSRSGIRTYAYWKLESEQHTDNVDETAARVRELLQDTLERQLVSDVPVCSLLSGGLDSSALTALAVDYYNRTGQGRVDTFSVDYVDNDKHFKSHSFQPGADGPWIQRMIDELNTNHHFIAFDTPELVTALDNALYSRDLPGMTDVDSSLYLFCQEIKKKATVAISGEAADEIFGGYPWFHREEMLSSGTFPWSVAPKMRAGLLSPEINEWIRPLEYLGDRYSDAVAEVPKLDGETGKQAQMRVMSYLNITRFMPTLLDRKDRMSMGVGLEVRVPYCDHRLVQYVFNIPWEIKTVGNREKGILRKALEGVLPDDVLYRKKSPYPKTHNPAYLNKVRSQVLSILDDPSSPILPLIDPAKIREIAASKESSSNLPWFGQLMSGPQLFAYLAQVDLWLRKYNVSIG, encoded by the coding sequence ATGTGCGGAATAACCGGATTTGTCCAGTGGCGCGGTGATCTTACAGGGCACTCGCAACTGCTTGTCAGAATGACTGAAACTTTAGCGAACCGCGGACCGGATGCAGCCGGAACCTGGATTTCAGGACCCATTGCCTTCGGACACCGCAGACTCAGCGTCATCGATCCTGAGAACGGCGCACAGCCGATGATTGCCCGCCATGACGATAAAGTATATGCAATTGTGTACAATGGCGAACTATATAATGCCCCTGAGCTCAAAAAAGAGCTGAAGCAGCGCGGGCATCATTTTCTCACAGAATGCGATACTGAGGTTCTGCTGCATGCCTATATCGAATGGGGGCCGGACTGCACGGAGAAGCTGAATGGCATCTTCGCTTTTGCCGTCTGGGACAGCTTGCGCGATCAGGTTTTCCTGGCCCGTGACCGCCTGGGCGTCAAGCCTTTGTTCTACAGCCAAGTGGACGATGTCTTCGTATTCGGGTCCGAGCCCAAGGCGCTGCTGCAGCATCCCAAAATCCAGCCGAAGGTTGGACCGGAAGGCCTTGCCGAAATCTTCATTATCGGTCCGGCCCGGACACCGGGACATGGTGTATACAAAGATATATTCGAGCTTCGTCCAGGTCATGCCATGATTTACAGCCGCAGCGGTATCCGCACCTATGCTTATTGGAAGCTGGAGAGTGAACAGCACACGGATAACGTGGATGAAACTGCAGCCCGGGTGCGGGAATTGCTCCAGGATACGCTTGAGCGCCAGCTTGTATCCGATGTTCCGGTCTGCTCTCTGCTCTCCGGCGGACTGGACTCCAGCGCCTTAACTGCGCTTGCCGTAGATTATTACAACCGGACCGGCCAGGGCCGGGTAGATACCTTCTCTGTGGATTATGTAGACAACGACAAGCATTTCAAAAGCCATTCCTTCCAGCCCGGAGCAGACGGTCCATGGATTCAGCGGATGATCGATGAACTGAATACGAACCATCATTTTATTGCTTTTGACACCCCTGAACTGGTAACGGCGCTCGACAATGCCCTCTACTCCCGCGATCTGCCGGGGATGACGGATGTGGATTCATCCCTTTATTTATTCTGCCAGGAGATCAAAAAGAAGGCGACGGTTGCGATTTCAGGCGAAGCAGCAGATGAAATCTTCGGCGGCTATCCCTGGTTCCACCGTGAGGAGATGCTGTCTTCCGGCACCTTCCCCTGGTCGGTAGCTCCCAAAATGCGTGCGGGTCTATTATCGCCGGAAATCAATGAGTGGATACGTCCGCTGGAATATTTGGGTGACCGGTACAGCGATGCTGTGGCCGAGGTGCCTAAGCTTGACGGCGAGACCGGCAAACAGGCGCAGATGCGCGTGATGTCCTACCTCAACATTACCCGCTTCATGCCTACGCTGCTGGACCGCAAGGACCGGATGAGTATGGGGGTGGGCCTGGAGGTCCGTGTTCCTTATTGTGATCACCGCCTGGTGCAGTATGTATTCAACATTCCCTGGGAGATCAAGACCGTAGGCAACCGTGAAAAAGGCATTCTGCGCAAAGCACTCGAAGGTGTACTGCCCGACGATGTGCTCTACCGCAAAAAAAGCCCGTACCCTAAAACGCATAACCCTGCCTATCTCAACAAGGTGCGCTCACAGGTACTGAGCATTCTGGATGATCCTTCTTCGCCTATCCTTCCGCTGATTGATCCGGCCAAAATCCGGGAAATCGCCGCTTCAAAGGAATCCTCCAGCAATCTGCCGTGGTTCGGCCAGCTGATGTCCGGCCCGCAATTATTCGCTTATCTGGCCCAGGTAGATCTGTGGCTGCGGAAATACAATGTCTCCATCGGATGA
- a CDS encoding NfeD family protein, which yields MVVWVLWLIAAGVLFVVEMFTFTFYLLWLSLGALVAGLVALLLPDALLLQVVAGSLVALILTVFTKPLAARLRNSRGFKDTGTDIVGRKGLVVEAIEPGRYGQVKVGGDTWSATSTVALGKDQEVIVVRRGTTIIEVERWGDMY from the coding sequence ATGGTTGTTTGGGTATTATGGTTGATTGCCGCTGGCGTCTTGTTTGTTGTAGAAATGTTTACGTTTACATTCTACCTATTATGGCTTAGTCTCGGAGCATTGGTTGCCGGCTTGGTCGCGCTGCTGCTCCCGGATGCATTATTGCTGCAAGTGGTGGCCGGATCACTGGTGGCCTTGATCCTGACAGTTTTCACCAAACCCTTGGCAGCGAGATTACGCAATTCCAGGGGCTTCAAGGATACTGGTACCGATATTGTCGGCCGAAAGGGTCTGGTCGTCGAAGCGATTGAGCCCGGCCGTTATGGGCAGGTCAAGGTAGGCGGCGATACATGGAGTGCAACATCCACAGTGGCGCTGGGCAAGGATCAAGAGGTTATAGTTGTAAGAAGAGGCACCACAATTATCGAAGTAGAACGATGGGGGGATATGTACTGA
- a CDS encoding aldo/keto reductase, with protein MSQLNAPFTGGPTLNDGVTMPWLGLGVWQTKDGDEVIRAVKAAVETGYRSIDTAAGYNNEEGVGQAIRECGVPREELFITTKVRNPDQGYESTLKAFEVSRKKLGLEQIDLYLIHWPVAGKYKDTWKALIHLQKEGLVKSIGVSNFQTHHLQDIIDDSGVVPVVDQVEFHPLLTQRELLKYTREHDIQLEAWSPLMQGNLDLPLLKELAERYGKTVAQIVLRWDLQQGVITIPKSVHAERIIENAGFFDFTLSDDDVKAIEDLNQNHRFGPDPDNFNF; from the coding sequence ATGAGTCAATTAAACGCACCATTTACAGGCGGGCCTACCTTGAACGACGGGGTGACCATGCCCTGGCTCGGTCTTGGCGTATGGCAGACGAAGGATGGCGATGAAGTTATCCGGGCAGTGAAGGCTGCCGTGGAGACCGGATACCGCAGCATTGATACGGCAGCCGGATACAACAATGAAGAAGGCGTCGGACAAGCCATCCGTGAATGCGGGGTACCCCGTGAAGAGCTGTTTATTACCACTAAAGTGCGCAATCCTGATCAAGGCTATGAATCCACGCTGAAGGCTTTTGAAGTCAGCCGGAAGAAGCTGGGTCTGGAGCAGATTGATCTGTACCTTATTCACTGGCCGGTTGCCGGCAAATATAAAGACACCTGGAAAGCGCTGATTCATCTGCAAAAGGAAGGCCTGGTCAAATCGATCGGCGTCAGTAACTTCCAGACCCATCACCTGCAGGATATCATCGATGACAGCGGTGTTGTACCTGTGGTTGACCAGGTCGAATTCCATCCGCTGCTAACCCAGCGCGAACTTCTGAAATATACACGGGAGCATGACATTCAGCTGGAAGCGTGGAGCCCGCTGATGCAAGGCAATCTCGACTTGCCGCTGCTTAAGGAGCTGGCGGAGCGGTACGGCAAGACCGTAGCCCAGATTGTCCTGCGCTGGGATCTGCAGCAGGGTGTCATCACGATTCCGAAATCCGTACATGCGGAGCGTATCATTGAGAATGCCGGCTTCTTCGACTTTACCCTTAGCGATGACGATGTTAAGGCCATTGAGGACCTGAATCAGAATCACCGTTTCGGCCCGGACCCGGATAATTTCAATTTCTGA
- a CDS encoding SPFH domain-containing protein, with product MELAIIGIIVVVVVVFIALTIKIVPQQRVGVVERLGKFNRLLTPGLNILIPVIDQVRVYHDLRIQQANVPPQTVITKDNVQVQIDTIIFYQVVGPEEATYGISDYVYGVRNISTATMRQIIGKLELDETLSGREKISSDIRLALDEATEKWGVRIERVEVIDIKPPLDIQEAMDKQMKAERSKRAIVLEAEAAKQDMILRAEGDKQSKILKAEGDKEARIRQAEGLGQAQELEALGQAKAIEAVAQAEKMRIALIASAGLDERVLAYQSFEALTEISKGPANKVFLPTSAVETLGSIGAIAEVFKASKDGK from the coding sequence ATGGAGTTAGCTATTATCGGAATTATTGTTGTTGTTGTCGTAGTATTTATCGCACTGACTATCAAGATTGTCCCGCAGCAACGAGTGGGGGTCGTGGAGCGTCTCGGTAAATTCAACCGCCTGCTTACACCGGGTCTGAATATTCTGATTCCTGTAATCGATCAGGTGCGGGTCTATCATGACCTCCGGATTCAACAGGCGAATGTACCGCCGCAGACTGTAATCACGAAGGATAACGTTCAGGTACAGATCGACACGATTATTTTCTATCAAGTGGTAGGACCGGAAGAAGCAACTTACGGAATTTCCGATTATGTCTATGGTGTACGGAATATCTCTACAGCCACCATGCGGCAGATTATCGGTAAGCTGGAGCTGGATGAAACCTTGTCCGGCCGTGAAAAAATCTCCTCCGATATCCGGCTTGCGCTGGATGAAGCGACGGAGAAATGGGGCGTGCGGATTGAGCGTGTAGAAGTTATCGACATCAAGCCGCCGCTGGATATCCAGGAAGCCATGGACAAACAAATGAAGGCTGAGCGCAGCAAGCGTGCGATTGTATTGGAGGCGGAAGCCGCCAAGCAGGATATGATCCTCCGCGCTGAAGGGGATAAGCAGAGTAAGATCCTGAAGGCCGAAGGGGATAAGGAAGCCCGTATCCGTCAGGCGGAAGGTCTCGGCCAGGCGCAGGAGCTGGAAGCCCTCGGCCAGGCCAAGGCGATTGAAGCGGTGGCGCAAGCCGAGAAGATGCGGATTGCCCTGATCGCCAGTGCAGGACTGGACGAAAGAGTGCTGGCTTATCAGTCCTTCGAAGCATTGACTGAAATCTCCAAGGGACCGGCGAACAAAGTGTTCCTGCCGACCAGTGCTGTTGAAACGCTTGGCAGTATCGGAGCCATTGCTGAAGTATTCAAGGCGAGCAAAGACGGCAAATAA
- a CDS encoding cupin domain-containing protein, whose product MTQKEISPLVETLGLQPHVEGGWYKRLWNSSFEIPQETLGGSYSGPRASASSIYFLLHADETSDWHTVLSSEIWLYHSGSPIVLSLGGSGEQPENVTEVILGLDIAAGQQPQVVIPAGVWQAARPLGEEPVLVSCIVSPEFHFDDFKLIDKK is encoded by the coding sequence GTGACGCAAAAAGAGATTTCACCGCTCGTAGAAACGCTGGGGCTGCAGCCTCACGTTGAAGGCGGATGGTACAAGAGACTTTGGAATTCATCCTTCGAGATTCCCCAGGAGACTCTGGGCGGAAGCTATTCGGGGCCGCGTGCCTCAGCTTCATCGATTTATTTCCTGCTTCATGCTGACGAGACTTCGGATTGGCACACTGTGCTGTCCTCCGAAATCTGGCTGTATCATTCCGGCAGCCCGATTGTGCTTAGCCTGGGCGGCAGCGGTGAGCAGCCGGAGAACGTAACGGAAGTGATTCTGGGGCTGGACATCGCCGCCGGCCAGCAGCCGCAGGTCGTCATTCCTGCGGGAGTATGGCAGGCAGCCCGTCCGCTGGGTGAAGAGCCGGTGCTGGTCTCCTGCATCGTGTCTCCGGAGTTCCACTTTGATGATTTCAAGCTGATTGATAAGAAATAA
- a CDS encoding arginine--tRNA ligase yields the protein MLSQLIKNSLEQCISKVSEGLGILGSSPVNAALEQPANAEHGDYSSNIAMQLARTLRKPPAVIAELITAELKASGSANGLLQRIEVAPPGFINMYIDWQVWAQTDFALPQAGGEKVIVEHTSVNPNKSMHIGHLRNSCIGDALARILRKTGHTVEVHNYVDDLGNQLADTVVGLLNVPLAGNHVRFGDYCWDIYAEINKEYAQHPESVHKRTEILHALEQGHGNTAWIGNLVAGQIVKEHVEEMRNFGIGYDLLVWESSILKEGFWASAFDLLSQTEVFVQESEGKLAGCWILKQSAGGGDSAQDTEEEHQKDKVLVRSNGILTYTAKDIAYHLWKFGLLDKDFAYSEFNSGLWTTGLSGEVLPFGHADKVVNVIDYRQEYPQAMVKQAFQALGYHEQAERLHHVSYGVVSLSPASAAGLGLDTSAGKSSYAMSGRQGIGIKVTELVRLMEDSIDATRSDKNGLSSRLIATAAIRYYLLRFNLGTEIVFDFKQAMEISGNTGVYLMYAYARASRVLSKGGALAESGSGNSGNSRNDRDSADNLYSANSIDKSDNVDSIDQKEGDLPLFPLQLEAAELALLRQLSLWQDTLYTASRELTPNTICNYAHSLAALFSNFYSACPILKGEASIVAFRLWLTRRFTGTLGEALDVLGLPKPERM from the coding sequence ATGCTTAGTCAGCTTATCAAGAACAGTCTGGAACAATGTATTTCCAAAGTATCTGAAGGCCTGGGGATTCTCGGCAGCTCTCCGGTAAACGCGGCTCTGGAGCAGCCGGCCAATGCCGAGCATGGGGACTATTCCAGCAATATTGCTATGCAACTGGCCCGGACCCTGCGCAAGCCTCCGGCCGTCATCGCGGAACTGATCACCGCCGAGCTCAAAGCGTCGGGTTCCGCAAACGGACTGCTGCAGAGAATCGAGGTTGCGCCGCCGGGGTTCATTAATATGTATATCGATTGGCAGGTATGGGCGCAGACTGATTTTGCACTCCCGCAGGCTGGAGGTGAGAAGGTTATCGTCGAACACACTAGCGTTAATCCGAATAAAAGCATGCACATCGGCCACCTGAGAAACTCCTGTATCGGGGATGCTTTGGCCAGAATTCTGAGAAAAACCGGTCATACTGTCGAGGTGCACAACTACGTGGATGATCTCGGCAATCAGCTTGCGGATACCGTTGTTGGCCTGTTGAATGTGCCGCTTGCGGGGAATCATGTCCGTTTCGGGGATTATTGCTGGGACATCTATGCCGAGATCAACAAAGAGTATGCGCAGCATCCGGAGTCTGTACATAAGCGGACCGAAATTCTTCACGCGCTGGAACAAGGTCACGGCAACACCGCCTGGATCGGCAACCTAGTTGCAGGACAGATTGTGAAAGAGCATGTGGAGGAGATGCGGAACTTCGGGATCGGCTACGATCTGCTGGTCTGGGAGAGCAGCATTCTGAAAGAAGGCTTCTGGGCTTCCGCCTTCGACCTTCTGTCGCAGACAGAGGTGTTCGTTCAGGAGAGTGAGGGTAAGCTGGCAGGCTGCTGGATTCTGAAGCAATCCGCTGGCGGTGGCGACTCCGCACAGGATACTGAAGAGGAGCATCAGAAGGATAAGGTGCTGGTGCGCTCGAACGGGATTCTGACCTATACGGCCAAGGATATCGCTTATCATCTGTGGAAATTCGGCCTCTTGGATAAAGATTTTGCCTACAGTGAGTTTAACAGCGGGCTGTGGACGACTGGGCTGAGCGGCGAGGTGCTGCCTTTTGGACATGCGGACAAGGTCGTTAACGTCATCGATTACAGACAGGAATATCCGCAGGCGATGGTGAAGCAGGCATTCCAGGCACTGGGATACCACGAGCAGGCGGAGCGGCTGCATCATGTAAGTTACGGGGTGGTTTCTCTAAGTCCGGCTTCCGCTGCCGGGCTTGGTCTGGATACATCCGCCGGCAAAAGCTCCTATGCCATGTCCGGACGCCAGGGCATCGGAATTAAGGTAACCGAGCTGGTCCGGCTTATGGAGGATTCCATCGATGCTACCCGTTCGGATAAAAACGGCCTGTCCAGCCGGCTCATCGCCACCGCAGCCATCCGCTACTATCTGCTGCGCTTCAATCTGGGGACAGAGATTGTGTTTGATTTCAAACAGGCCATGGAGATTTCCGGCAACACTGGCGTCTACCTGATGTATGCCTATGCCCGGGCCAGCCGTGTGCTCAGTAAAGGCGGCGCCTTGGCGGAGAGTGGTAGCGGGAATAGTGGGAATAGCCGGAATGATAGAGATAGTGCGGATAACTTATATAGCGCAAATAGTATAGATAAGAGTGATAACGTAGACAGCATAGATCAAAAAGAGGGAGATCTTCCGCTCTTTCCGCTACAGCTTGAAGCAGCCGAGCTTGCTCTGCTGAGACAGCTCAGCCTCTGGCAGGACACCCTATATACGGCAAGCCGGGAGCTTACGCCAAATACGATCTGTAACTATGCGCACAGTCTGGCCGCACTGTTCAGCAATTTCTACTCCGCCTGCCCGATTCTCAAAGGAGAAGCTTCCATCGTCGCCTTCCGTCTCTGGCTGACCCGGCGCTTCACCGGTACTTTGGGCGAGGCGCTTGATGTGCTCGGACTGCCCAAGCCGGAACGGATGTAA
- a CDS encoding exosporium glycoprotein BclB-related protein, whose protein sequence is MSFLSTGPIENNMVGGVRPTTQVTVRIDNRSDITASSVSVQGYYLSGGVRNLYVSEAIDVAPNQSITTTYFADLDGIEFTFLTPATVNDPVQVSIWGKSSTGALVTAHRLVSAELLGEVFGITGATGPAGATGATGAQGATGATGSGGGATGATGVTGATGTAGATGVTGATGTAGATGVTGATGTAGANGVTGATGTAGATGVTGATGTAGATGVTGATGTAGATGVTGATGTAGATGVTGATGTAGATGVTGATGTAGATGVTGATGTAGATGVTGATGTAGATGVTGATGTAGATGVTGATGTAGATGVTGATGTAGATGVTGATGIAGATGVTGATGIAGATGVTGATGIAGATGVTGATGTAGATGVTGATGTAGATGVTGATGTAGATGVTGATGTAGATGVTGATGTAGATGVTGATGTAGATGVTGVTGATGAAGSGAIIPYASGLPVALTTVLGGLLNTSSLVGFGSSSTGVSIAGGTIDLTGAAGTLLNFAFSVPRAGTITSLAGYFSTTAGLSLVGSTVTITARLFHSTTPNNSFTAVAGATVTLAPPLTGVLSLGTISSGLTTGLSIPVTAGERLLMVFSATVTAGLDVATTVAGYASGGVTIV, encoded by the coding sequence ATGAGTTTTTTGTCCACGGGACCGATAGAAAATAACATGGTTGGCGGTGTGAGACCGACTACCCAGGTTACAGTCAGAATTGATAACCGCAGCGATATCACTGCCTCCTCAGTATCGGTTCAGGGATACTATTTGAGTGGCGGCGTCAGAAACCTGTATGTCAGCGAGGCGATCGATGTTGCTCCGAATCAATCGATAACCACTACCTATTTTGCTGATCTGGATGGTATAGAATTTACTTTCTTAACACCTGCCACTGTAAATGATCCGGTCCAGGTTTCGATCTGGGGTAAGAGCAGCACAGGGGCACTGGTAACCGCCCATCGCCTGGTTTCTGCAGAATTGCTGGGTGAAGTCTTCGGCATTACCGGCGCAACCGGGCCGGCGGGGGCAACCGGAGCAACGGGTGCTCAAGGCGCTACCGGCGCGACAGGTTCCGGCGGCGGAGCGACAGGTGCAACAGGGGTTACGGGAGCGACAGGCACAGCAGGCGCGACTGGGGTTACGGGAGCGACAGGCACGGCGGGCGCGACTGGGGTTACAGGAGCGACGGGCACAGCGGGCGCGAATGGGGTTACTGGAGCGACGGGCACGGCAGGCGCGACCGGAGTAACTGGAGCGACGGGCACGGCAGGCGCGACCGGAGTAACTGGCGCGACGGGCACAGCAGGCGCGACCGGAGTAACTGGAGCGACGGGCACAGCTGGCGCGACTGGGGTTACGGGCGCGACGGGCACAGCAGGCGCGACCGGAGTAACTGGAGCGACGGGCACAGCGGGAGCGACTGGGGTTACGGGAGCGACGGGCACAGCGGGAGCGACTGGGGTTACTGGAGCGACAGGCACAGCGGGAGCGACTGGGGTTACTGGAGCGACAGGCACAGCGGGAGCGACTGGGGTTACAGGTGCGACGGGCACGGCAGGAGCGACTGGGGTTACGGGAGCGACGGGCACGGCGGGAGCGACCGGGGTTACTGGAGCGACAGGCATAGCGGGAGCGACTGGGGTTACGGGAGCGACAGGCATAGCTGGGGCGACTGGGGTTACTGGAGCGACAGGTATAGCTGGGGCGACTGGGGTTACTGGAGCGACGGGCACAGCTGGAGCGACTGGGGTTACTGGAGCGACGGGCACAGCGGGAGCGACTGGGGTTACTGGAGCGACAGGCACGGCGGGCGCGACTGGGGTTACGGGAGCGACGGGCACAGCGGGAGCGACTGGGGTTACGGGCGCGACAGGCACAGCAGGAGCGACTGGGGTTACGGGCGCGACAGGCACGGCGGGAGCGACTGGGGTTACCGGTGTTACCGGGGCGACAGGAGCAGCGGGTTCAGGGGCCATCATTCCGTATGCTTCCGGGCTTCCAGTAGCTTTGACAACAGTACTGGGCGGGCTTCTGAACACCTCTAGTCTTGTAGGTTTCGGCAGCAGCTCTACCGGTGTCAGCATTGCGGGCGGAACTATTGACCTGACAGGTGCGGCTGGTACATTGCTCAACTTTGCCTTCTCCGTACCGCGTGCCGGAACTATTACTTCACTGGCAGGCTATTTCAGTACAACTGCGGGACTTAGCTTAGTAGGTTCGACGGTAACCATAACTGCGAGATTGTTCCATTCTACTACACCAAATAACAGCTTCACGGCGGTCGCTGGTGCCACAGTAACTTTGGCTCCGCCATTGACAGGAGTTCTTTCTCTCGGTACGATCAGCAGCGGCTTAACTACAGGACTCAGTATACCGGTAACAGCCGGTGAGCGTCTGCTGATGGTCTTCTCGGCAACGGTAACAGCTGGTCTTGATGTAGCGACAACGGTGGCCGGTTATGCCAGCGGTGGGGTTACAATCGTCTAA